Genomic segment of Dactylococcopsis salina PCC 8305:
CGGGTTTAGTTATTGTTATTTTAATTGATGCTGCTTTTAAGTTTAGTCAAAAATCAAACTTTGATTCCTTGCTTAAAAAATTAATTCCTCTGGTCACTATCTTAGTGTTAGGAATCCCTTTATTGGGTTATCCCTTATTACAAGATGGGTTTCCCACCACTGGTTATAAAAAGGGAAATGCACCGGCGCTTTATGAATTTCTTAAACAACAACAGCACGATATTGTTGTCGCATCCTTGAGTTTAGAAGGGGATTATATTCCTACTTTTGCCCAACGTTCGATCTTAGTTAGCCCTGAATACGCGATTCCTTATCATTGGGGGTACTATCAACAGTTTCGTCAGCGCACTTTAGATTTAATTACAGCGCAATATAGTTCCGATTTTGATGTGGTTTCTCAATTCATTGATCAATATCAGATTAAGTTTTGGTTATTGGATCGATCGAGCTTTACTCCTGAGTATTTAAGTAATAATAACTGGTTACAACAGTACCAACCAGCGACAAAAAATGCACAGCTAAAGTTAGAACAGGGAATAGTTCCTTTGTTAGAAACAAGGAGAGAGAATTGCGCTGTTTTTGAAAATGACAAGTTAGTGTTATTATCTAGTTCTTGTATTATCTCCGCCAATTAGTGCGTAGGTTGGGTGAAGCGAAGCGAAACCCAACACCAATTCTAAGCAATTACCTGAACCTAAATATAACCCCCATTTGGGGTGAAATAGAAGGAGAAGATAGTAATGAACTAAGAATCGACTTACTGATCTATTCAAGTTTCTTGAAGACGCTACATTAGAAGAGACCTTATAATTATAAATTCCGAGTCAAGATATTTATCAATCTATTCTATGTTTGACGCACTATCAGAAAGTCTAGAATCCGCATGGAAAAAACTTCGTGGTCAAGATAAAATCACCAGTAGTAACATCAAACCCGCCCTACAAGAAATTCGGCGTTCTCTCCTCTCCGCAGACGTAAACCTACAAGTGGTTAAAACCTTTATTGCGGATGTGGAAAAAGCCGCTCAAGGTGCGGATGTGATCTCAGGAGTCCGTCCCGACCAACAATTCATCAAAATTGTCAACGATGAACTGGTGAAGGTGATGGGAGAAAGTAATGTTCCCCTCGCCCAAGCAGAAACGCCACCAACAATTATTCTGATGGCGGGATTACAAGGAACAGGAAAAACTACCGCCACAGCCAAACTTGCGTTACATCTGCGAAAACAAAATCGTAGTGCTTTGATGGTGGGAACAGACGTTTATCGTCCTGCTGCTATTGACCAGTTAAAAACATTAGGAGAACAAATTGATGTTCCCGTGTTTGAAATGGGGACAGAAGCTAACCCCGTTGAGGTGGCAAAACAAGGGGTAGAAAAAGCGAAAACTGATGGAATAGACACGGTTATCATCGACACCGCCGGGCGCTTACAAATTGACCAAAATATGATGGGAGAATTAATTGCTGTGAAAAAGGCAATTTCTCCCCATGAGGTTTTATTGGTTGTGGATGCGATGACGGGACAGGAGGCCGCCAGCTTGACAGATACTTTCCATCAACAAGTGGGGGTTACGGGTGCGATTTTAACGAAACTTGATGGCGACACTCGCGGTGGGGCCGCGTTATCAGTGCGTCAAGTGTCTGGACAACCGATTAAATTCATTGGTGTTGGGGAAAAAGTCGAAGCGCTACAGCCGTTTTATCCCGAACGCATGGCATCTCGTATCTTGGGGATGGGAGATGTGGTTTCTCTGGTGGAAAAAGCCCAAGAGGAAATTGACATGGCGGATGCGGAAGCCATGCAGGCGAAAATGTTGGAAGCGCGATTTGATTTTAATGACTTCTTAAAACAGATGCGCTTACTCAAAAATATGGGATCATTTGGCAGCATAATGAAAATGATTCCAGGGATGAATAAACTCAGTGGGTCAGATATTGAGAAGGGAGAAACTCAACTGAAACGCACGGAAGCGATGATCAATTCGATGACGAAACAAGAAAGAGAAGAACCGGAATTGTTAGCTAAATCTCCAGGTCGTCGTCGTCGGGTCGGAAAAGGGTCAGGACATCAAGAAAAAGATGTTTCTAAATTGGTGGAAGACTTTAGAAAAATGCGTTCCATGATGCAACAAATGGGACAAGGAGAGATGGGAATGCCTGGAATGGGTGGACTCGGTGGAATGTTCGGTGGTGGCGGTGGCAACCCGATGGGAGGTCAACCGCAGCCTGGTTTTCGTCAAGCGGCGGGTAGTGGGAAGAAAAAGAAGAAGAAGAAGAAAAAGAAAGGTTTTGGCGATCTTTAATTCTGAAAAAAAGGAGAATGATTTTTCAATGCGTCAATCAACAGAAATTGTCTTTCTTGTGGAAGATGATCCCGATGGGGGTTATACTGCGAGTGCTTTAAATCAGTCGATTTTTACTGAGGCGGATGATTTGCAAAGTTTAAAAGTAATGATTAAAGATGCAGTTAGCTGTCATTTTGAAGAATCAGAAACTCGTCCTAAACTTATTCGTTTACATATTGTTCGGGATGAGGTTTTTGCGTTGTGAAACTTCCCAGAAACTTGTCTAGTTATGATTTAATTAGAAGTTTATCTCGTTTGGGATATCAGGTAACTCGCCAAACGGGTAGTCATATTCGTTTAAAGACTGAAGAAAATGGCGAGCATCATTTGACGATTCCGGCTCATAATCCGATTAAAATAGGAACACTGAATAATATATTAAAGAGTGTAGCTGAACATTTTGATATCAGTCGAGATGAGTTGTTAAGGAAGTTATTTTAGTTAATTGTTATGCACAACCCTAATGAAATTCGATTTTTGGTACTTGGTTTAATTAAAGATAATCAGAATCGTGTGTTTCTCTCGGAAGGATATGATACGACAAAGCAGGAGTATTTTTACCGCGCTTTAGGAGGAGGCGTTGAGTTTGGAGAAATGAGTTTAGATGCCCTCAAACGGGAGTTTAAAGAGGAGTTAGATGCTGAGATTACTAACATTAAATATGTCAGTTGTTTAGAGAGTATTTTCTCTTTTAATGGTCAGCCTGGACATGAGGTAATTCAACTCTATGAATGTGATTTTGTTGACCCCAAGTTTTATGAACTAGAAGCAGTGACGTTTAATGAGGGAAAAAGAAAAAAAGTTGCCCGTTGGGTTGATTTAGACAAGTGTTCCTCTGGAGAGTTAAAGGTTGTTCCAGAATTATTTAGAGAGTATCTTTAGAAAGATAATTCTTAATTGTGTAGGGGAGCCATTTCCCCTAAAATTTATTTAAGATGATAATGCCACTGATAATTAAGCTCAGTGCTAAAAGTTGATTGATTCCGAAGGGTTCATTCCAGATTAAATGGGCTAAGTATGCAACGACAACATAACTGATGGAAACACTGGGAAAAGCAACGGAAAGAGGAATTTTTTTGAGTGCAAAAATGTAAAATAGCGCCGAGAGAAAGTAGAGAAATAATCCTCCGATGAGTTTTGGATCAAGGAAAAATAAGATTCCAGTGTTGCTTTTTAACGCACCAGATTTTAAAAGCAGTTGACCAAAAATCCCTCCCGTGATCGAGATTCCTAAAGCTAGATAGTGATAGAACATTTCTCCTTTAATTAAATTTTATTGATGTTGATTTCGCTATTTTTCAGTTCAACCATATTTGAGATATACTATTTTTGAAAAGTCAAGTTACAGTAATAAAATCTGAATTGACGGTAGGGTTTGCCTTGCAAACCCTACAAAATGTAACATCTACTTTTTAAATTGGTATTATTATTGATCGATGCCAATTTTTTGGCTGATAATAAATAAAGGGCGGGCTTTTACTTCATCAAAAATTCGTCCAATATATTCTCCTAGTATTCCGATCGAAATTAGTTGAACTCCTCCTAAAAATAAAATGGCGATAATAATGGAGGTATAACCTGGTAATTGTTCTCTCACAGTGGGATCAAGTATCCAAGCAAATAAGTAATAAATTGCTACTAAAAAAGACAGAAGAGAAACGATGATTCCAAGAGAGGTAAAAACTTGGAGGGGACGATATGAAAAGTTGATTAAACCATCAAAAGCTAAACGAATTAGTTTCCTAAAGGTATATTTAGCTTCGCCAGCTAAACGAGCATTTCTTTCATAAGGAATCCCAATTTGTTTGTAACCGATCCAAGCTCTTAATCCTCGTACAAAACGATTTCTTTCTGGTAAGGAATTAAGATGATCAACAATGGTTCGATCGAGCAAACAAAAATCGCCAGAATCTAGAGGAATTTTAACAGAAGACATCCAATTAAGCAAGCGATAAAAACTGTAGTAAGCTAGTTTTTTGTACCAGGCTTCTTTTCTTTTTTTACGAATTGCGTACACGACTTGATAACCTTGTTGCCATTGTTCTAAAAAATTGATAATTTGTTCAGGAGGGTCTTGCAAATCCCCATCCATCACCACTATAATTTCCCCTGTGCTGTATTTTAAACCAGCACTAACGGCGGTTTGATGTCCAAAATTACGAGAAAAAGAAATTGCTTTTACCCGATCGTCTTTTTGATTTAATTTCTGGATAATTTCTAAACTGTAATCGCTGCTTCCATCATCAATAAAAATGACCTCATAATCTTGATTCCAGCCCGCAGAAGCCACTTTAATTCGTTCATAGAGAATCTCTAAAATTCCTTGTTCGTTATAAATGGGAATGACCAAACTAATCATAATCAATTCAATCCTAAAATAATGAGATTATTAGCTCGTAAAATTGACTATAAATTCCTACAAGCGGTTTTAATTACAACTCTCTTTATAGCATTGGGATTTATCTTAGAAGAAAACATGGGGCGAGTCAATGAAGTTGATATCCTCACTTTTTCTCGACAACAGATTAATCCTCAATGGTTACAAGAGGACTGGTATTATAATCTTCCTGCGGGGTATCGCACTCCTTTTGTCCTTATTTTTGGTTCATTAGCAACTCAATTTGGCTTATTATTTACGTCAATTGTTGGTCGTTTTTTCGGTTATTTTCTCTTAGCGATCGGTTTAACTTTTTTAGCAAAACAAATTCAATCAACTTTGCTGACTCTTCTCCTAGGAATGACACTTTTCTTATATGTAAAAAATGACCAGGGATTGGTAGCAGGTGAATGGTTAACTCGTGGAATTGAACCGAAAGTAATTGCTTATAGTTTTCTATTCATTGGTTTCGGGTTTCTCTTAAAACGTTTTTATATCTGGATGGCTTTATTTCTCGGTTTAGCTACCACTTTTCATATTTTAGTGGGAGGATGGTCAGTTTTAGCAGTCATCGTTTTTTTATTATTGCGCGATCGAAGTTCATTCGCAGAATTTCCTAATAATGTCTGCATGGGATTAGCTTATTTCTTGGCAACGTTACCCGCGATTCCTCATATTATTAAACAACTGACTTTAGATGTTCCTAATACCATTGATGTTTCTCCCTCATTCATTTATGTCTATTTGCGAAACCCTCATCATCTTAATCCTTTATCTTGGTCTAATGATTGGTGGTGGGAACTCTTAATTTATCTGCCGATATTTTCTCTGGTTTTAGTTTTTATGTCTCGCCAAAGAAAAAGGCTTTCTTCTCAACATTTTGACTTAGCTATTTTAGCAGGAACATTAATGATTCCTTTTTGGCTTGGATTGATCGTTTCTCCTTTTGATCAAGAAGGAAAATTTTTACAATATTATCCTTTTCGAGTGGGAGATGTTCTGTTTCCTTTAATCACTTCTTTTTTGTTAATTTCAGCGTTAGAAAAAGGCAGTAAAGGAATCGCCAAAAAAATTTTTATTTTTCTCGGTATTGCTGTTTTAACTGTTACTTGTGTCATTCAAGGTCAAGATTTTTACGAAACTTTTATCGAGCTAAAAAACTTCCCCAGTAATCCACAATCAGTTAATCAAGAATGGAAGGAAATGTGTTATTGGATTAAAGAAAACACGCCTAAAGATAGTGTTTTCATCTCTCATCCTGTTGATGGAGTTAGTTTTAGTTGGTTAAGTGAACGGGGGACGATCGCGAAATATAAATTGATGCCTCCGAGTAGTCTTCCTGTTTTAGAATGGTATCAACGTTTAAATGATTTAAGTGGAGATATTAATCCTTGGCAAACTCAAGGTAAAAGAAATCTCAATAAAGATGATTTTGCAACCGCAATGAGTGAAGGTTATCAGGGCTTAACCACAAAACAAGTTGATACTTTAATGGTCAAATACAAAGCCAATTATGCGGTAACAAATGCTCAACATAAACTGAATTTCCCCATTATTCACAAAAACTCCCGTTATCTTCTTTACCAGAAAAAATAATTCTCTGTCATCTACAAAACGGATACCATATCATCCCGATGAATCACAGTTTCGGCGCTGGTATAACCTAAAATTAAAGGGATTTTTTCGGATTTATGTCCCTGAATTTGTCTAATTTCTGCGCTGCTATAATTGGTTAATCCTCGGGCAATTTCTTTCCCTTCACTGTCACATAAGGTGACGGCTTCTCCTGCTTGGAAGTCTCCCTCAACATGAGTGATTCCAGCAGGTAATAAAGATTTACCTCGATCGCGTATCGCTTTGACAGCACCGTGATCGAGATATAATTCACCAACTGGGACTAAACTATAAGCAATCCAACGTTTACGGGCATTTTCTCCGCGCGGTTGGGCTTCAAATTGAGTTCCGATCGAGGCGCCTGATAAAATTTGATGAATCTCTTGTGGTCTTCGTCCATGGGTGATCACCGTTTTCACTCCCGCACCTGTAGCGATTCGCGCGGCTTCCAATTTCGTCACCATGCCACCAGTTCCCCATTGTGACCCACTTTTCCCAGCATTGGCTTGTAATTCTTCTAACTCTTTTCGGGTGACGACTTTCTTGATCGGTTCTGCTTCGGGGTCATTTCTGGGATCAGCAGAATAGAGTCGATCGACATCTGTCAGGAGAAACAAGTAATCTGCTTCCACTAAACTCGCCACTAATGCTGACATGGTGTCATTGTCGCCAAAGTTTAACTCCTCCACCGCGACTGTATCGTTTTCATTGACGATGGGAATCACTTCTAAATCTAACAGAGACTGAAAGGTGTTGTAGATATTAACATAAGAATTGCGCTGGATTAATTCTTGACGAGTGAGTAACACTTGCGCGATCGGTTGTCGTAGCGTGGAAAACAGATCATCATAAATTCTGATCAGTCTCCCTTGTCCCACTGCTGCCACTGCTTGATTTAGCGCGATCGTGCGGGGACGTTCTTTTAAGTGTAACCGTTCGCACCCCACTCCTGTTGCACCAGAGGAAACTAAAATCACCCTCATCCCGTTCGATCGAAGTTCGGTGAGGGTTTCTGCTAAGGTGGCAATGGTTGCGATCGCCAGTGATCCTGTTTCTGGCTGGGTGACGCTAGACGTGCCGATTTTAACAACTATGGTTTGAGACATAAATAATAATAGAGAAATATCTATAAACAACGAGGGCAATCACCCAAAACTGATTGGATAACCGCCCCCATTGTCTCTAATTTTCGTATATTTAGGGTCTTTATCTGGGCTGACCCCATTTGTATCGTTTTTTATATTTGCATATCCGTTTTTAACGTCATTATTCCTTTATATTTTTTTATATTTTCCCCGATTAGGACTTGTTAGGTTGGGATCGCGCTGTGTTCTGGTATTTCAGACTAACTCCCAACCATTGAGAAATCTGAACTTCGAGACGGCGGATCGGATAGCTTCGATCGAGCGTTGCGGGATCAACCATCGGTTCAACTAGGATCGTAAACATTTTTAATCGGTTTCCCGCTAAAACATCAGTAAACACGCGATCGCCCACCATCGCAATTGCACTCACGGGTAATTCCATTCCAGTCGCCGCCTCCCGTAAACATTTCCGAGACGGCTTTCTTGCCCCTAAAATGTAGGGAAGATTTAACGATTCTGCAATCCCACCAATGCGACTTTCACTGAGATTATTACTCACCAACCAAATTTTAGCCACTTGGCGAGTCTCATCAATCCAAGTCATTAACTCCTCAGAGGCTTGACGAGACTTTAAGGGAACTAACGTTTCATCCACATCTAGAATCAAACCCTTTAATTGATGTTGTTTTAAGATATCAGCACTCAGGTAAATCACAGGTTTTCCTAGTACCAAACTCGGCTGTAATAAATCAGTAAACATTGGTTATTGGTTATTGGTTATTGGTTATTGGTTATTGGTTATTCGTTATTTGTTACTGGTTATTTGTTACTGGTTATTCGTTATTCGTTATTTGTGTAAGGATTTCCTCTAGAACGTCTCTACATTAGGGTCTGCTGAATAAAGCTGAAAGGTTTACTAAATAAGGATTTGAGGCGATTCAGTTCAGGTAAAAATGCAAGTTCATTGATTGTTCAATCCTCACGCACCTTGCATCAAAACCTTAAACTCCTACCGACAAATCAACCCTCTTGCCTTTTGCCTTTTGCCTCTTGCCTTTTGCCTTTTGCCTCTTGCCTCTTGCCTTACTCAACCCACCAATGGACTTTTTCAGCAACCCCTACATTATTCATCAATTTGTGTCATCAATTGTTCAAGAGTCATCGCTGGTTCTAAACAAGTTAACCCCTTACAAACTAATCCTACCGCCTGCTTTGGTAAAGCCGTTTCCACTTGATAAACACAAGTGGGAAGATATTGAGGAATTAAGGTTTGTAACTGTTCTAACGTTGAACGCACCAAAGTTCCGTGCAAATACCAATCTAACCCCGAAAATAATCCTGGGCAGGCTTGGGGAGACTGTTCCATGATACTACTAAAAGCCTGTAATGTTTTTTCTGCACTCGCCACATAATCGGTTTTTTCCGTTAACTCAAACAGACGCACCAAGTTCGCAACGGCTACCCCATTCGCTGCTGGCGTGGCATTATCAATATAAGTTCGTTCTCGTATAATTAAATCGCTACTATTGTCCTTTGCGGTGTTGAAATAGCCTCCCGTTTCTGAACTCCACAAATACTCATCAAACGTTGCTTGGAGTTGGGTGGCTTGATCTAACCATTGCGTTTGTTCAGGATGACAGCAATATAAATCAAGTAATGCTTTAATGAATAAGGCGTAATCTTCTGATTGAGCAGAAACGGTCGCTTTTCCATCATAGTTGAGACGATAAAAACGCCCTGCTACCCATTGATTTTCCCCAATAAAGTTCGCCGCCTTAACCGCACATTCCCAGTAAGTTTTCTCCCCAAATACAGCATAAGCTCTCGCTAATCCCGAAATCATTAAACTATTCCAAGCCGTAATCATTTTGGTGTCAGTCACGGGAGGAATGCGACCTTCCCAAGCCGTTTGTTTCGCTTCGGTGTTATTCGTTGCTGGGGGAAAAGGGGTCACGGGTGAGGAAAGATTACCATAACGGGCGTTAAAGAGCTTTTTAAGCGCGGTTTCACTGGGACTGGATAGTTCACCTCCTGTTTGCCGTTGGAGGACGTTATTGCCCTCAAAATTGCCTTCAGAGGTGACGGTAAACTCTGATTGCAGTGCGTTTAATTCTTCAGGGGTGAGGAGGCTTTCTAATTCTTGGTAAGACCACACATAAAATGCGCCTTCTTCTGGTTCGGCTTCTTCAGAAGTGGTAAAGCTATCTGCATCTTGGGAGGCGTAAAAATAACCTTCAGGGGCGGTCATTTCTCGTTGTAACCATTGTACGGCGTGCGCGATCGCGCTGGCAAAGGCGGGTTCTTTGACTCCACTACTCCACAAATTAGCGAGATATTCCATAATCTGCCCGTTATCGTAGAGCATTTTCTCAAAATGGGGAACTGTCCAAGTGCCATCAACGGTGTAGCGATGAAATCCGCCGCCAACATGATCATAGATTCCCCCTAATGTTAAATCCATTCCCCGTTGGGTGGTAATCGCTTCGGCATCATAACGCGATTCATCGGAAAATTGTGTTTTTCGTCGGGCGAGTTGCGCGTGAGGAATCATGGGAAAACTAGGCGGTGTCCCACGACTGCTGGTAATTCCGACGGCGGTTTCAAGACCTTTGATCAGTAGTTCGCGGTTGAGAGGGGTTTCTGAGGAGGGAAGGGTTGCGGAACGTTGGAGTAAGGTCATCACTTCTCCCTTAAAGGAATTGAGTTTTTCCTTTTCTTGGTCGTAAAATCGACGGATTGCTTGTAGAATTTGCAAGAAGCCAGGACGACCATAACGGGGTTCAAGGGGAAAATAAGTGCCACCATAAAAGGGAACTCGATCGTGTGGGGTAAGAAAGATGTTTAGGGGCCAACCGCCTTGTCCCGTCATCATCTGTAACGCCTGCATATAAATGCTATCAAGATCGGGGCGCTCTTCTCGATCGACCTTAATCGGGATAAAATTCTCATTGAGGTATTGCGCGATCGTACTGTCGGAAAAGGCTTCTCCTTCCATTACCGTACACCAATGGCAACTGGAATAACCCACCGATAAGAAAATGGGTTTATCTTCATTTTTCGCTTTTTCTAACGCTTCCGAACACCAATACCACCAATCAATGGGGTTTTCCGCGTGTTTACGAAGATAAAGACTTTGGGTTTCGGCGAGACGGTTGGTCATTGTTTTTGCTCAGAGTGCATCATTTCTCAGTTTGACACAGCGATCGACCCCTTGATCATTCCCCCAAGACAAGGGAGATGGGGGAGACAAGGGAGATGGGGGAGACAAGGGAGATGGGGGAGATGGGGGAGACAAGGGAGATGGGGGAGATGGGGGATTAATCAAATTAATTCTCCTTCCCCAGACTTTCCCACGCTTGCGCCACAATAGCACTAAGCCACCGTCTTTGTTCCGGTTCTAACCAATGATCGTCGGCTAACACTTCTGCGGTTAGTTCATCTAGGGTTTGTCCTTGAGAACGGGCGATTTGAACCACTCCTGCGATCGCGGCGGCGATGAGTTCTTCATCAACAGGGTTCTCTTTCAGGGCTTCTATTTCTTCTGCTGTCGCTGGGATGGGATAATTCATAGCTGGTTTATAAGACAGTGTCTTTTCTTAAAAAATGATAAGTATGTAAACTTTTATTAAAGGATTTTAATTTTTAGTATCTGAAAGTTTAGCGTACTTTACCCCGATTTGACTCCGTAATTCTTACAAATTTATTCTGATCTAAAAGACAATCATGGAAGAAATCCTCTATATCGAAGTTCCTATCAGCGATACTGCTTCAGTTTGTCAGTGGTTACAACAAAATTGGCAAATTGACCCTAATCATAAAAAACTAACGACTCAAGGATTAAGATTACAGTTCCCGAACACACAGGGAGAACTATCAATTTTTTTGTGGTCAGTACAAAACACCACTTATCTAAAAGTCTTTCGGTGGGGGAAATTTCCAGTCCCTTTTGCTCGTCGTTTGGCGCAAAACCTGAAATCCTCGCTCCAACACCAATTTCCGCTCACCTATCCAGAACCGCCACAAATCGACCTTTCTCAAGAATCTATATTTTCCGCTTTACAAGAACATTACCCCAAGACGGTTCATTTTTTCCAAAAAATCCCCAATGGAGAAGCCGCGCTTACTCGTGTTTATTGGTGGGAACAACGCTGGCGAGAGGAAGCTCGTAATCCCCAACAACCGAAAACAGTGGTTAAACGCACTGAAGTTGAACCCGAATCATCTCCTGAATATGATTTAATTTATGTCGGTGGGGCGTTAGGGGTGATTCAGGCGGCGGTGATGGCGCGACGAGGCTATCGTGTATTATTGATGGAGCGTCTTCCCTTTGGACGGATGAATCGGGAGTGGAATATTTCGCGCCAAGAGTTTCAAGCCTTAATTGATTTAGGATTATTTACAGAAAGTGAGTTTGAAACCGTTATTGCGAGGGAATATAAAGACGGTTATAACAAGTTTTTTGATGGCAATAATCCCCCCGATCTCAAGGGTGATGTGTTACACACGCCAACAGTTTTGAATATTGCTCTCGATTCGGAAAAAGTTTTGGCGCTGTGTGGGGAAAAATTGCAAGGGTTCGGAGGAGAAATTTGGGACGAGACAGAGTTTAGAGAAGCAAATGTGAGTAAAACGGCGGTAACAGTCGATTGTCAGCATTTACCTAGTGACACCTCGAAAACAGCAACGGGACGATTGTTAATTGATGCCATGGGGTCCGCTTCTCCCATTGCTTGGCAACTGAACGCCGATCGCGCTTTTGATAGTGTTTGTCCAACGGTGGGAGCGACGATTAAAAGCGGTTTTCCCCCTGGGGTGTGGGATTCTGATTATGGAGATGTTTTAAACTCCCATGGTGATATTTCTCGCGGACGACAACTGATCTGGGAACTCTTTCCCGCCGCCGAAGAAGAGTTAACCTTTTATCTTTTCCATTACCATCAGGTACATCCTCAGAATCCAGGCTCTTTATTAGAAATGTATGAAGATTTCTTTACAATTCTGCCAGAATATCGTCGCTGCAATATGGAAGACTTGCAATGGAAGAAAGCGACATTTGGTTATATTCCTGGTCATTTTAGCGTGGGTAAGCGCGATCGGGCGGTTGCGTTCGATCGACTGCTGGCGTTAGGAGATGCCGCTTCTTTACAATCTCCCCTGGTGTTTACAGGGTTTGGTTCATTAATCCGCAACCTCGATCGACTGACAACCCTCTTAGACACTGCGCTTAAACATGATCTCCTCGAAGCCGAACACCTGAACCAAGTTCGCGCTTACCAAAGCAACGTCGCAGTCACCTGGCTATTTTCTAAAGGCATGATGGTCCCGACAGGGAAAACCCTTCCTCCGCAACGCATTAACTCCATGTTAAACACCTTTTTTGGCTTACTCGCCAACGAACCCCCAGAAGTAGCAGACACCTTCATCAAAGATCGTGCAGGATGGGGATTATTTAACCGTCTGGCGCTAAAAGCCGCTTGGATGAATCCAGCGTTGATTGCTTGGATATGGGAACAAGCAGGGGCAAAAGACTTCTTCCGTTGGGTAGGAAGTTATCTCAGCTTCACCTTCGACTCAATCATCAGTTTTCTGTTTCGAGGCTGGTTTCCGCAATGGCTAAAAAATAATCAATCTTGGCTAGAAAAGCGCTACCCTTCCCTTTGGTTAAAAGGATTGAGTTTTAGTTATGCTCTCAGCACGGGAATGGGAAACCCGAATCATTATAAACAGTGAGCTATGATAGTTTAATTTATGTCAGTG
This window contains:
- a CDS encoding flavin-dependent dehydrogenase, which translates into the protein MEEILYIEVPISDTASVCQWLQQNWQIDPNHKKLTTQGLRLQFPNTQGELSIFLWSVQNTTYLKVFRWGKFPVPFARRLAQNLKSSLQHQFPLTYPEPPQIDLSQESIFSALQEHYPKTVHFFQKIPNGEAALTRVYWWEQRWREEARNPQQPKTVVKRTEVEPESSPEYDLIYVGGALGVIQAAVMARRGYRVLLMERLPFGRMNREWNISRQEFQALIDLGLFTESEFETVIAREYKDGYNKFFDGNNPPDLKGDVLHTPTVLNIALDSEKVLALCGEKLQGFGGEIWDETEFREANVSKTAVTVDCQHLPSDTSKTATGRLLIDAMGSASPIAWQLNADRAFDSVCPTVGATIKSGFPPGVWDSDYGDVLNSHGDISRGRQLIWELFPAAEEELTFYLFHYHQVHPQNPGSLLEMYEDFFTILPEYRRCNMEDLQWKKATFGYIPGHFSVGKRDRAVAFDRLLALGDAASLQSPLVFTGFGSLIRNLDRLTTLLDTALKHDLLEAEHLNQVRAYQSNVAVTWLFSKGMMVPTGKTLPPQRINSMLNTFFGLLANEPPEVADTFIKDRAGWGLFNRLALKAAWMNPALIAWIWEQAGAKDFFRWVGSYLSFTFDSIISFLFRGWFPQWLKNNQSWLEKRYPSLWLKGLSFSYALSTGMGNPNHYKQ
- a CDS encoding thioredoxin domain-containing protein — encoded protein: MTNRLAETQSLYLRKHAENPIDWWYWCSEALEKAKNEDKPIFLSVGYSSCHWCTVMEGEAFSDSTIAQYLNENFIPIKVDREERPDLDSIYMQALQMMTGQGGWPLNIFLTPHDRVPFYGGTYFPLEPRYGRPGFLQILQAIRRFYDQEKEKLNSFKGEVMTLLQRSATLPSSETPLNRELLIKGLETAVGITSSRGTPPSFPMIPHAQLARRKTQFSDESRYDAEAITTQRGMDLTLGGIYDHVGGGFHRYTVDGTWTVPHFEKMLYDNGQIMEYLANLWSSGVKEPAFASAIAHAVQWLQREMTAPEGYFYASQDADSFTTSEEAEPEEGAFYVWSYQELESLLTPEELNALQSEFTVTSEGNFEGNNVLQRQTGGELSSPSETALKKLFNARYGNLSSPVTPFPPATNNTEAKQTAWEGRIPPVTDTKMITAWNSLMISGLARAYAVFGEKTYWECAVKAANFIGENQWVAGRFYRLNYDGKATVSAQSEDYALFIKALLDLYCCHPEQTQWLDQATQLQATFDEYLWSSETGGYFNTAKDNSSDLIIRERTYIDNATPAANGVAVANLVRLFELTEKTDYVASAEKTLQAFSSIMEQSPQACPGLFSGLDWYLHGTLVRSTLEQLQTLIPQYLPTCVYQVETALPKQAVGLVCKGLTCLEPAMTLEQLMTQIDE